A stretch of DNA from Lawsonibacter asaccharolyticus:
ACAGCGGCCTGATGCGCCTGGACTTCCTTGTCGCCCGCACCAAGGGCCCGGTGTACGAGGTGCTGTACTTCGCCAACAAGCTGTTCAGCCTGTTGCTGGGCGTGGTGATGGTCGTCGCCTTCGCCGCCCAGTATCCCTATGTCAGCACCCGCACCTATTCCACCTTCACTATCCCGGTGCCCTATACGGTGCAGTATTTCCCCATGTGCCTGGCTGGAGCCTATATGGCGCTGGAGTCTCTGCGGCAGATGGCGGAGCACGTGGCAGAAAAGGCCCGGGGCAGCCGGGCGCAGGTATAAGGGAGGGACACGGATATGGTAATTTTTCTGATAGCGTTTGTGCTCCTTCTGGTCATTGGTGTCCCTATCAGCATCTCCATCGGCGCCTCCGCCGTGCTGGGGTGCCTGTCTCTGGGGTATCCCTTGGTGGTCATCGGCCAGAAGATGGTCAGCGGCATCGACTCTTTCCTGCTGATCGCAGTGCCCCTGTTCATTCTGGCGGGCAACCTGATGAATGCAGGCAAGATCACGGAGAAGATCTTTGATACGGCCAAAGAGCTGGTGGGCTGGATCCCCGGCGGCCTGGGCCATGCCAACGTGGTGGCCAGCATCATTTTCGCCGGCATGTCCGGCTCCGCTGTGGCCGACGCCGGCGGCTTGGGCGCCATTGAGATGGAGGCCATGAAAAAGAACGGCTATGACGAGGACTTCGCCGGCGCCGTCACCGCGGCCTCCTCCGTCATCGGACCCATCTTCCCGCCCTCCATCCCCTTGATCATCTACGGAAGTGTGGCCAGCGTCAGTGTGGACCAGCTGTTCATGGGCGGCGTGGTGCCCGGCCTGCTGATGGGCGTACTGCTCATGGTGATGGTCCTTTACTTCGCCATCGTGCGCAGGTATGAGCGCCACCCCTTCCGCCTGCGGGCCCTGATCCGCCAGTTCCTGGGCTCCATCCCCGCCCTCATCACCCCGGTCATCATCCTGTGTGGCTTCGTGGTGGGCTGGTTCACCCCTACAGAGGCGTCTTCCATTGCGGTTATCTACTCCCTGCTGATCGCCCTCTTCCTCTACCGGACCCTGGACTGGAAGAGCTTCAAGAAGTGCCTGAAGGACTCCGCCATCTCCTCTGCCAACACCCTGTTCATCATCGGCACCTCTACCCTGTTCACCTACGTCATGGCAATGGAGGGCATCTCCCGCCAGTTCGCTGATGTGATCCTGGGCATCAGCAGCAATCCCAACGTGGTCCTGCTGGTCATCAACGTCCTGCTGCTCGTCCTGGGCATGGTGATGGAGCCCGGCGCCATCCTGACCCTGATGCTCCCTGTGCTGCTGCCCATTGCCAACGGCCTGGGGCTGGACCTGGTCCACTTCGGCGTTATGGTGGTACTCAACCTGATGATCGGTCAGGTGACCCCGCCCTTCGGCGTGTGCCTGTTCGTCATCTCCGACGTAAACAAGCTGAAGCTGGAACGGCTGTATCGATCCATCCTGCCCTTCCTGGTCCCCTTGATTTTAACGCTGATTCTGGTAACCTATATACCGGGGATCGTTACGGCCCTGCCAAACGCCCTGCTGAGCTGAGAACGTCCCCTGTTCCAAATCATCCAATTGTTAGAGAGGAGTACATCACATCATGAGCGATCAACTGTTCAGCGTAGAAAATAAGATCTGCATCGTCACCGGCGGCCTGGGACAGATCGGCAAGAATTTCGTCCAGGAGCTCTGGAAGCGGGGCGCCAGGGTGGCCGTGTGGGGCCGCACCGTCAACGACGAGCGCATCGCCAAGACCCTGGGGGAGGAGGCCCTGAAGACCTCCGCTCTGCGTTTTTACTCTGTGGACATCACTAAGAAGGAGGAGATGAACGCCGCCCTGGACGACATGGAAGCGGTCTGGGGGGACGCCCCTGATGTGCTGGTGAACAACGCCGGCATCGACACTCAGCCCTCTGCGCCTCCGGAGGTGTCCGGTCCCTTTGAGAACTTCCCGGAGGAGATTTTCCGGGAAGTAGTGGATGTGAACCTGGTAGGCACCTTCCTGGCCTGCCAGGCGGTGGGCGCCCGGATGGTCAAGGC
This window harbors:
- a CDS encoding 3-oxoacyl-(acyl-carrier-protein) reductase — protein: MSDQLFSVENKICIVTGGLGQIGKNFVQELWKRGARVAVWGRTVNDERIAKTLGEEALKTSALRFYSVDITKKEEMNAALDDMEAVWGDAPDVLVNNAGIDTQPSAPPEVSGPFENFPEEIFREVVDVNLVGTFLACQAVGARMVKAGKGGSIINVGSIYGMLSPIQDIYAYKKEMTGVPFIKPVAYSAAKSGIYNLTRYLATYWGKQGIRVNTLTPAGVWRDTQDEIFQANFCARMPMGRMSQENEYNGALIFLASQASSFMTGSNLVIDGGWTAW